A single genomic interval of Camelina sativa cultivar DH55 chromosome 11, Cs, whole genome shotgun sequence harbors:
- the LOC104723189 gene encoding CBL-interacting serine/threonine-protein kinase 12-like, giving the protein MANKIVRETSLPKERSSPQALILGRYEMGKLLGHGTFAKVYLARNVKTNESVAIKVIDKEKVLKGGLIAHIKREISILRRVRHPNIVQLFEVMATKAKIYFVMEYVRGGELFNKVAKGRLKEEVARKYFQQLISAVTFCHARGVYHRDLKPENLLLDENGNLKVSDFGLSAVSDQMRQDGLFHTFCGTPAYVAPEVLARKGYDAAKVDIWSCGVILFVLMAGYLPFHDRNVMAMYKKIYRGEFRCPRWFSPELTRLLSRLLETNPEKRFTFPEIMENSWFKKGFKHIKFYVEDDKLCNVVDDDELESESVESDRDSAVSESEIEYLEPRRRVGGLPRPASLNAFDIISFSQGFDLSGLFDDDGEGSRFVSGAPVTKIISKLEEIAKVVSFTVRKKDCRVSLEGSRQGVKGPLTIAAEIFELTPSLVVVEVKKKGGDKTEYEDFCNNELKPQLQNLTADEVSEPAAVSAVDETENAIAAITNSPPVCYLPSDTDE; this is encoded by the coding sequence ATGGCCAATAAAATAGTGAGAGAGACATCTTTACCAAAAGAGAGAAGCAGCCCACAAGCTCTAATCCTCGGAAGATACGAAATGGGTAAGCTTCTCGGCCATGGAACCTTCGCTAAAGTTTACCTCGCTCGTAACGTCAAAACAAACGAGAGCGTAGCAATCAAAGTAATCGACAAGGAGAAAGTTCTCAAAGGCGGTTTAATCGCACACATCAAACGCGAGATCTCGATCCTACGACGTGTTCGTCACCCAAACATCGTCCAGCTCTTCGAAGTCATGGCTACGAAAGCTAAGATCTATTTCGTCATGGAGTACGTTCGCGGAGGTGAGCTTTTCAACAAAGTAGCTAAAGGTCGTCTTAAAGAAGAAGTAGCTCGCAAATATTTCCAGCAATTGATCTCAGCTGTTACCTTCTGTCACGCGAGAGGTGTTTACCATAGAGATCTGAAACCTGAGAATCTCTTGTTGGATGAGAATGGTAACCTTAAAGTCTCTGACTTTGGGCTTAGTGCTGTCTCTGATCAGATGCGTCAAGATGGGCTTTTTCATACGTTTTGTGGCACACCTGCTTATGTTGCTCCTGAGGTTTTGGCTAGGAAAGGTTATGATGCTGCTAAAGTTGATATTTGGTCTTGTGGTGTTATCTTGTTTGTGTTGATGGCTGGTTACTTGCCTTTTCATGATCGGAATGTTATGGCTATGTATAAGAAGATTTACAGAGGGGAGTTTAGGTGTCCTAGGTGGTTTTCTCCTGAGCTTACGAGGCTGTTGTCTCGGCTCTTGGAGACTAATCCGGAGAAGAGGTTTACTTTCCCTGAGATTATGGAGAATTCTTGGTTCAAGAAAGGGTTTAAGCATATTAAGTTTTATGTGGAAGATGATAAGCTTTgtaatgttgttgatgatgatgagttggaGTCTGAATCCGTTGAATCGGATAGAGACTCTGCGGTTTCTGAGTCTGAGATTGAGTATTTGGAGCCTAGAAGGAGAGTTGGAGGGTTGCCTAGACCAGCGAGTTTGAATGCTTTCGATATTATATCGTTTTCTCAAGGGTTTGATTTGTCAGGTTTGTTTGATGACGATGGTGAGGGTTCTAGGTTTGTTTCTGGTGCTCCGGTTACGAAGATTATATCGAAGTTGGAAGAGATTGCTAAAGTTGTGAGCTTTACagtgaggaagaaggattgTAGGGTGAGTCTCGAAGGTTCAAGACAAGGAGTGAAAGGTCCATTGACGATTGCTGCTGAGATATTCGAGTTGACACCTTCGTTGGTTGTTGTGGAAGTTAAGAAGAAGGGAGGTGATAAAACCGAGTATGAAGACTTTTGTAACAACGAGTTGAAACCTCAGTTGCAGAATTTGACAGCGGATGAAGTATCAGAGCCTGCGGCTGTTTCAGCGGTTGATGAAACCGAAAACGCAATCGCAGCAATCACGAATTCGCCGCCCGTTTGTTACTTGCCTTCTGACACTGATgaatag
- the LOC104723191 gene encoding uncharacterized protein LOC104723191: MAAGSSSYGIEQLRKGCYYEWMGLQAKHIVDLKEALINHHRASDDDHKLGELVGQILNDFEKYAEKRSELSHRSCSSYLSPSWNSSLENGLLWMGGCRPSSFIRVIYALCGSQAETQLSQYLLKIDESVEVNHSGFMSDLTATQLAKINELHMEVIEKEDKITKKSANLQENVADMPIAIAAYTMDLVDGNVVVKDALDKHEEDMAALVTEGDKLRFETLRKIVEVVTPVQAAEFLLAGKRLHVSLHEWGRVREEGRFGCARAEDATAARSGTGKSTTC, translated from the coding sequence ATGGCAGCTGGTTCTTCGAGTTATGGGATTGAACAACTTCGAAAAGGATGTTACTATGAGTGGATGGGTTTACAAGCTAAACACATCGTTGATCTCAAAGAAGCACTCATAAATCATCATCGAGCAAGCGACGACGATCACAAACTCGGAGAGCTCGTTGGTCAAATCCTCAATGACTTCGAAAAGTACGCCGAGAAACGATCGGAGCTGTCTCACCGAAGCTGCTCAAGCTACCTTTCACCGTCGTGGAACTCTTCTCTAGAGAATGGTTTGCTATGGATGGGAGGATGTCGCCCTTCGTCCTTCATCAGAGTTATTTACGCTCTATGTGGATCACAGGCCGAGACGCAGCTTTCCCAATATCTTCTCAAGATCGATGAAAGCGTCGAAGTAAACCATAGTGGTTTCATGAGTGATCTTACCGCGACACAGCTTGCAAAAATCAATGAGTTGCATATGGAGGTCATAGAGAAAGAAGACAAGATAACAAAGAAATCGGCGAATTTGCAAGAGAATGTTGCGGATATGCCTATCGCCATCGCAGCTTACACCATGGATTTGGTTGATGGCAACGTGGTGGTGAAGGATGCTTTAGATAAACACGAGGAGGACATGGCGGCTTTAGTGACGGAAGGTGATAAGCTGAGGTTTGAGACGCTTAGGAAGATCGTGGAGGTTGTTACGCCGGTTCAAGCGGCGGAGTTTTTGCTCGCCGGGAAAAGACTACACGTGTCGTTGCACGAGTGGGGAAGAGTAAGAGAAGAGGGACGTTTTGGGTGTGCACGTGCTGAGGATGCTACCGCCGCAAGAAGTGGAACCGGGAAGTCAACCACTTGTTAA